One region of Hydrogenobaculum sp. Y04AAS1 genomic DNA includes:
- a CDS encoding DUF815 domain-containing protein, giving the protein MSLELKTFLAFRIIEKNLEPIKRPDLINPDDLLFIDDQKEKLIKNTHCFVKGYMANDVLLWGRRGSGKSALVKSMLFRFKDEGLRMIQAYKSNLEDLAFIYEYIYDKPYRFILFFDDLVFSEKDERFSLMKALLEGDIEQRPDNLIVYATSNRRDLTIEKLQDEKFPEDSLNDAYALVDRFGLRLGFWGFSKEQYINIVKHHVKSLNLTWNEEFEKEADRFALNAGGYSGRSAKQFVKYLTVNLCYNKNHG; this is encoded by the coding sequence ATGAGCTTAGAACTAAAAACCTTTTTGGCTTTTAGGATAATAGAAAAAAACTTAGAACCTATAAAAAGACCAGATCTTATAAACCCAGATGATCTTCTTTTCATAGATGACCAAAAAGAAAAACTTATAAAAAATACACATTGCTTTGTAAAAGGGTATATGGCAAACGATGTTTTACTTTGGGGAAGAAGAGGAAGTGGTAAATCTGCCTTGGTAAAATCTATGCTTTTTAGATTTAAAGACGAAGGGCTTAGGATGATACAAGCCTACAAATCAAACCTTGAAGATTTGGCTTTTATATACGAATACATCTACGATAAACCTTATAGGTTTATACTGTTTTTTGATGATCTTGTTTTTAGTGAAAAAGATGAAAGGTTTTCTTTGATGAAAGCCCTTTTAGAAGGAGATATAGAACAAAGACCAGATAACCTTATAGTTTATGCCACTTCAAATAGAAGAGACCTTACCATAGAAAAGCTACAAGACGAAAAGTTTCCAGAAGATAGCCTAAACGACGCCTACGCTTTGGTGGATAGGTTTGGCCTTAGGCTTGGTTTTTGGGGCTTTTCAAAAGAGCAGTATATAAATATTGTAAAACATCATGTTAAAAGCCTAAACCTAACATGGAACGAAGAATTTGAGAAAGAAGCCGATAGATTTGCCTTAAACGCCGGTGGTTATTCTGGTAGAAGTGCAAAACAATTTGTAAAATATCTAACGGTAAATTTATGCTATAATAAAAACCATGGCTGA
- the dapA gene encoding 4-hydroxy-tetrahydrodipicolinate synthase translates to MLTGSITAIVTPFKNGEVDYGAFERLIEFQIQNGTDGILVCGTSGESPTLSYEEHEAVIEFAVKSAKKRIHIMAGTGANSTEEALRFTTFAKAVGADSALLVVPYYNKPTQEGLYRHFSKIAKEVDIDIYIYNIPSRTGIEISVDTLERLAKDHKNIKGSKESTPNMDRISEILKRIPNFTVFSGDDSLTLPMMSLGAKGVVSVISNVMPKEIKEFTSYALKGDFEKARDMHYYLLEIFKIMFIETNPIPVKTALSLMGMVKKEFRLPLCEMLPQNEEKLKEVLKKYNLI, encoded by the coding sequence ATGTTAACAGGAAGCATAACAGCCATAGTAACACCTTTTAAAAACGGCGAGGTAGATTACGGGGCTTTTGAGAGGCTCATTGAATTTCAAATACAAAACGGCACAGACGGCATATTGGTATGCGGGACTTCTGGCGAATCACCTACTTTAAGCTACGAAGAACACGAAGCTGTTATAGAGTTTGCCGTTAAAAGCGCAAAAAAACGCATACATATAATGGCTGGGACCGGTGCAAACTCCACTGAAGAAGCTTTGAGGTTTACTACGTTTGCAAAAGCAGTAGGAGCAGATAGCGCTCTTTTGGTGGTACCTTATTACAACAAACCAACTCAAGAAGGGCTTTATAGACATTTTAGCAAGATAGCCAAAGAAGTAGATATAGACATATACATATACAACATACCTTCTCGTACAGGCATAGAAATATCTGTAGATACCTTAGAAAGGCTTGCAAAAGACCACAAGAATATAAAAGGCTCAAAAGAATCTACACCAAACATGGATAGAATATCTGAGATTTTAAAAAGAATACCAAACTTCACGGTATTTTCTGGAGATGATTCTTTGACACTTCCTATGATGAGTTTAGGTGCTAAAGGTGTGGTCTCTGTTATAAGCAACGTGATGCCAAAAGAGATAAAGGAGTTTACCTCTTACGCTTTAAAAGGGGATTTTGAAAAAGCAAGAGATATGCATTATTATCTTTTGGAAATATTTAAGATTATGTTCATAGAGACAAACCCAATCCCTGTAAAAACCGCACTTTCTTTGATGGGTATGGTAAAAAAAGAGTTTAGGCTACCTCTTTGTGAAATGCTTCCTCAAAACGAAGAAAAGTTAAAAGAAGTCCTAAAAAAATACAACCTTATATGA
- the metG gene encoding methionine--tRNA ligase, with translation MKFYVTTPIYYVNDVPHIGHAYTTIAADTIARYKRQKGFDVFFLTGTDEHGLKLQKAAEEKGMTPKELCDKNFENFKNLWDFLKISYDHIIRTTDDYHKAYVQEVITKVYERGDIYKGYYEGYYCVGCEEFKPESEIKDFDYSCPIHKKKCELIKEETYFFKLSKYQDKLLELYETDFIKPDYRKEEVIAFVRQGLKDLSITRPKERVSWGIELPFDKNHVIYVWFDALFNYISALKFKNKLEFWPADFHIVGKDILRFHAVYWPAFLMSLDMELPKHVYAHGWWTVEGQKMSKSLGNVINPYDVVNEYGLDETRYFLLREVAFGQDGDFSKEAVKRRINGELANGIGNLISRTFAMCIKYGIIKKDDIKEDEDYKKIAIEVLEAFDKYMNELQFHKALEEVMKLVDYLNKYVDEKAPWTLAKNNDPSLKDVLLTLIDGILLSCWMLNPFMPNKMKEVFDALGVKIYDITSPKPYSIDFEAIKTKINLFPKIE, from the coding sequence ATGAAATTTTACGTAACAACACCTATATATTATGTAAACGATGTACCGCATATAGGTCATGCTTATACTACAATAGCAGCAGATACCATAGCCAGGTACAAAAGGCAAAAAGGCTTTGATGTATTCTTCCTAACAGGTACAGATGAGCATGGGCTAAAGCTTCAAAAAGCCGCTGAAGAAAAAGGAATGACTCCAAAAGAGCTTTGCGATAAAAACTTTGAAAACTTTAAAAACCTGTGGGATTTTCTAAAAATATCTTACGATCATATAATAAGAACCACCGATGATTACCATAAAGCTTACGTACAAGAGGTTATAACAAAGGTCTATGAAAGAGGTGATATATATAAAGGATACTATGAAGGATACTACTGTGTCGGATGTGAGGAGTTTAAACCTGAATCCGAGATAAAAGATTTTGATTACAGTTGCCCTATACACAAGAAAAAATGCGAACTTATAAAAGAAGAGACGTATTTTTTTAAACTATCAAAATATCAAGATAAACTTTTAGAGCTTTACGAAACAGATTTTATAAAACCAGATTATAGAAAAGAAGAGGTTATAGCTTTTGTAAGACAAGGCTTGAAAGATTTATCTATCACAAGACCAAAAGAAAGAGTGAGCTGGGGCATAGAGCTTCCTTTTGATAAAAACCATGTTATTTATGTATGGTTTGATGCTTTGTTTAACTATATATCCGCTTTAAAGTTTAAAAATAAATTAGAGTTTTGGCCAGCGGATTTTCACATAGTAGGTAAAGATATACTGAGGTTTCACGCTGTTTATTGGCCAGCTTTTTTGATGTCTCTTGATATGGAACTTCCAAAACACGTTTACGCTCACGGATGGTGGACTGTAGAAGGACAAAAAATGTCAAAATCTTTGGGTAACGTTATAAATCCCTACGACGTAGTCAACGAATACGGTTTAGACGAAACAAGGTATTTCTTACTAAGAGAAGTGGCCTTCGGCCAAGACGGGGATTTTTCCAAAGAAGCTGTAAAAAGAAGAATAAACGGAGAGCTTGCAAACGGCATTGGAAATTTGATAAGTAGAACGTTTGCCATGTGTATAAAATACGGTATTATCAAAAAAGATGATATAAAAGAAGATGAGGATTATAAAAAAATAGCTATAGAAGTCTTGGAGGCTTTTGATAAATATATGAACGAGCTTCAATTTCACAAAGCTTTGGAAGAGGTGATGAAGCTTGTAGATTATCTAAACAAATACGTGGATGAAAAAGCCCCTTGGACCTTAGCCAAAAATAACGATCCATCTTTAAAAGATGTGCTTCTTACGCTGATAGATGGTATACTCTTATCTTGCTGGATGTTAAATCCTTTTATGCCAAACAAGATGAAAGAGGTTTTTGACGCTTTGGGAGTAAAGATATACGACATAACATCTCCAAAGCCTTACTCCATAGACTTTGAGGCTATAAAAACCAAAATAAACCTATTTCCCAAGATAGAATAA
- a CDS encoding DUF503 domain-containing protein — MVIGVAIIDFYIPQAISLKEKRHYVRSIKDKLISNFKISVSEIDFHDSWQRSRIGAAVIGRDKEGVNQVLSSVIRFSEKQWPDILFKVSLEFVNI, encoded by the coding sequence ATGGTAATAGGCGTAGCCATCATAGATTTTTACATTCCGCAGGCAATTTCTTTAAAAGAAAAAAGACATTATGTAAGATCTATAAAAGATAAGCTAATAAGCAACTTTAAAATATCGGTATCTGAGATAGATTTTCACGATTCTTGGCAACGCTCAAGAATAGGAGCAGCTGTGATAGGAAGAGACAAAGAAGGCGTAAATCAAGTTTTGAGCTCAGTGATAAGATTTAGCGAAAAACAGTGGCCAGATATTCTTTTTAAAGTAAGTTTAGAATTTGTAAATATCTAA
- a CDS encoding tetratricopeptide repeat protein — protein MKKLVFLAFTMILSSCSYIVIVHDPLSAKEHVELGYTYEKQKDFKDAIYQYKMAIRKDKHCDIAYFDLGNALFKEKKYKDAIKYYEKAIEINPKNEDAMNNLAYTYYKLGDFTKAKFYVLKALKLEPTNKAYQDTLKEIESKLTSNNFF, from the coding sequence TTGAAAAAGCTTGTTTTTTTGGCTTTTACTATGATACTAAGCTCTTGTTCTTACATAGTTATAGTACATGATCCTCTTAGTGCCAAAGAGCACGTGGAGCTTGGATACACCTACGAAAAACAAAAGGATTTTAAAGACGCTATATATCAATATAAAATGGCGATAAGAAAAGATAAACACTGTGACATTGCATACTTTGACTTAGGTAATGCGCTTTTTAAAGAAAAAAAGTACAAAGACGCCATAAAATACTACGAAAAAGCCATAGAAATAAACCCTAAAAATGAAGATGCCATGAACAACTTGGCCTACACTTACTATAAGCTCGGTGATTTTACTAAAGCAAAGTTTTATGTATTAAAAGCCTTAAAACTTGAACCCACCAACAAAGCCTACCAAGATACCTTAAAAGAAATAGAAAGCAAGCTAACCAGCAATAATTTCTTTTAA
- the mnmA gene encoding tRNA 2-thiouridine(34) synthase MnmA: MIIAVGMSGGVDSSVAAYLLKEQGHDVIGVTLRFYKEECKENARVCCSPKDVQDARIVCDMLGIPHITLDWENLFKERVIDYFIKSYKTGLTPNPCAICNKDVKTAFLGFYLKQTADIDFLATGHYVIKEEGKIKRAKEKDQSYFMALVPKQSLDYLMFPVGYMTKQEIRDIAKKINLPVANKIESQDVCFLKGMDLEDYLSQFIDMTQGDIVHIATQKTLGKHKGIHRYTIGQRHGLGVSYHKPLYVVEKDIEKNILYVGEKEYLLKDAITLKDYNKLEDFEKDNMYIQIRYNSKPIPIKHIEENKDNVIIFLKEPATQVAKGQVGAIYFGDILLGGGIIS; this comes from the coding sequence ATGATAATAGCTGTTGGTATGAGTGGTGGCGTTGATTCAAGCGTAGCCGCATATTTGCTAAAAGAACAAGGCCATGATGTGATAGGAGTTACATTAAGGTTTTATAAAGAAGAATGCAAAGAAAACGCCAGAGTATGTTGCTCTCCAAAAGATGTGCAAGATGCGAGAATAGTATGCGATATGCTTGGTATACCACATATTACGCTTGATTGGGAAAATCTATTCAAGGAAAGAGTAATAGATTATTTTATAAAAAGCTATAAAACTGGGCTCACACCAAATCCTTGCGCCATATGCAATAAAGATGTAAAAACTGCGTTTTTGGGCTTTTATTTAAAACAAACTGCTGATATAGATTTTTTAGCTACAGGGCACTACGTGATAAAAGAAGAAGGTAAAATAAAAAGAGCCAAAGAAAAAGATCAATCTTACTTTATGGCGCTTGTCCCTAAACAAAGTCTTGACTACCTTATGTTTCCAGTGGGTTATATGACAAAGCAAGAAATCAGAGATATTGCAAAGAAGATAAATCTTCCAGTGGCTAACAAAATAGAATCTCAAGATGTATGTTTTTTAAAAGGTATGGATTTAGAAGATTATCTGTCTCAGTTTATAGACATGACGCAAGGCGATATAGTGCATATAGCCACTCAAAAAACGCTTGGAAAACATAAAGGCATACACAGATATACCATAGGTCAAAGGCACGGATTGGGGGTGTCTTATCATAAACCACTTTATGTAGTAGAAAAAGATATTGAAAAAAATATACTTTACGTAGGTGAAAAAGAATATCTTCTCAAAGATGCAATAACATTAAAAGATTACAACAAGTTAGAAGACTTTGAAAAAGATAATATGTATATTCAAATTAGATACAACTCAAAACCCATCCCAATAAAGCATATAGAAGAAAATAAAGATAATGTAATAATTTTTCTAAAAGAACCGGCAACGCAAGTAGCAAAAGGACAAGTAGGAGCTATTTATTTTGGGGATATACTCTTAGGAGGTGGCATCATATCTTGA
- a CDS encoding thioredoxin family protein: MRYFRIFLTFLIFSTVVLADDTTSNVSNANLTVWHGLYIYYYSQAQELSKKEHKPVLLYFYGNDCTYCDLFDQYVLQKPDVVDVINKHFIFSSVNVDDSGGNKFIRKFRLFGTPAFAVIYSNGRFRVYQGYKTKEQFLYILSKLYK; the protein is encoded by the coding sequence ATGAGGTATTTTAGGATATTTTTAACGTTTTTGATTTTCAGTACTGTGGTATTGGCCGATGACACCACAAGCAATGTATCAAACGCTAACCTTACCGTATGGCACGGACTATATATTTATTATTACAGTCAAGCCCAAGAGCTATCAAAAAAAGAGCACAAACCAGTGTTGCTATACTTTTATGGAAACGATTGTACGTATTGTGATCTTTTTGATCAGTATGTGTTGCAAAAGCCCGACGTAGTGGATGTTATAAATAAGCATTTTATATTTTCTTCGGTAAATGTAGACGACTCCGGTGGAAATAAGTTTATTAGAAAGTTTAGATTGTTCGGAACCCCAGCTTTTGCTGTCATATACTCAAACGGGCGCTTTAGAGTTTATCAAGGGTATAAAACAAAAGAACAATTTTTATACATACTAAGTAAGCTTTACAAGTAA
- a CDS encoding ABC transporter permease — translation MVEFINALGEAFYIFLTALLHIFKDRPKIRHFVDRVIYIGADTVPVVVTTSLFTGGVLALQTYSTLHKFNSEYLIGALVALSMGRELGPVLTSLMVVARVGSAITASIGTMKVTEQIDALETLAINPYAYITSPILFACMVDLPLLTILSDISGIIGGYLVSTIIFHVNGHMYWDKTKEIVDFYDIYGGLYKAFVYGIVIATVSNYFGFKTSGGNQGVGRATTSSVVISSMLILILDYFLTAIIYT, via the coding sequence ATGGTAGAATTTATAAACGCTTTAGGAGAGGCTTTTTATATTTTCCTAACGGCGCTTTTGCACATTTTTAAAGATAGGCCAAAAATAAGGCACTTTGTAGATAGAGTAATTTACATAGGAGCAGATACTGTGCCGGTAGTGGTTACCACATCGCTATTTACAGGAGGAGTGTTGGCACTACAAACTTATTCTACACTTCATAAGTTTAACTCCGAATACCTCATTGGGGCACTCGTAGCTCTTTCTATGGGTAGAGAGCTTGGACCTGTATTAACCTCTCTTATGGTAGTGGCAAGAGTAGGCTCAGCCATCACAGCTTCTATAGGCACTATGAAAGTTACCGAACAAATAGACGCTCTTGAAACACTGGCTATAAACCCTTACGCTTATATTACAAGCCCAATACTTTTTGCTTGCATGGTTGATTTACCACTTCTCACAATCTTATCAGACATCTCTGGCATAATTGGTGGGTACCTCGTAAGTACCATAATATTCCATGTAAACGGGCATATGTACTGGGATAAAACAAAGGAAATTGTAGATTTTTACGATATATACGGGGGATTGTATAAAGCTTTCGTATATGGTATAGTAATTGCCACAGTTAGCAACTATTTTGGTTTCAAGACAAGCGGTGGGAACCAAGGTGTTGGTAGAGCTACTACATCCTCAGTTGTAATCTCTTCTATGTTAATTCTTATACTTGATTACTTTTTAACTGCTATCATATATACATGA
- a CDS encoding protoglobin domain-containing protein gives MRSIEEIKKHYSWDEEDEKHLKEMKDIAIKHKYDFVNKLYEYFNIFEDKDRYLKDEKIKERHKAHLQAWFLELFEGNVDHLYISKVQRIGMRHVQIGLPPHYLNSSMNFVREFIETLVIEKTADANEKIKILKSIDKILDINLDIITEAYREEEFKTYLGTSKIQKIFIEAIQGVSRSIDLFIVTIMSFLAIVGGGWILYELVNLVLGRVSPESTALEILGSTLILYAISELLNEELKHLKGAPLSLKVFAGIALAAIIRKILIISLYPKKSIELLILGILMLFIGIVYFIINKVEKK, from the coding sequence ATGAGAAGCATAGAAGAAATTAAAAAGCACTATAGCTGGGATGAAGAAGATGAAAAACACCTTAAAGAAATGAAAGACATAGCGATTAAACATAAGTATGACTTCGTAAATAAGCTTTATGAATATTTTAATATATTTGAAGATAAAGATAGGTACTTAAAAGATGAAAAAATAAAAGAAAGACACAAAGCCCACTTACAAGCTTGGTTTTTGGAGCTTTTTGAGGGAAACGTTGATCATCTTTATATTTCAAAAGTTCAGCGTATAGGCATGAGACATGTTCAAATAGGTTTACCACCCCATTATCTAAACTCTTCAATGAATTTTGTTAGAGAGTTTATAGAAACACTAGTCATAGAAAAGACCGCCGATGCAAACGAAAAGATAAAGATTTTAAAGTCTATAGATAAAATCCTCGATATAAACCTCGATATTATCACAGAAGCTTATAGAGAAGAGGAGTTTAAAACTTATTTAGGCACTTCTAAAATCCAAAAAATATTTATAGAAGCCATTCAAGGAGTTTCAAGATCAATCGATCTTTTTATCGTTACTATAATGAGCTTTTTGGCTATAGTGGGTGGTGGATGGATACTGTACGAATTGGTAAACTTGGTACTTGGTAGAGTGTCCCCAGAGTCTACAGCCCTTGAGATACTTGGTTCTACGCTTATTTTGTACGCGATATCAGAGCTTTTAAACGAAGAATTAAAGCATTTAAAAGGAGCTCCGCTGTCTCTTAAAGTGTTTGCAGGTATAGCTTTAGCTGCAATTATAAGAAAAATACTTATAATATCTTTGTATCCAAAGAAAAGTATTGAGCTTCTAATACTTGGTATACTGATGCTTTTCATAGGTATAGTTTATTTTATAATAAACAAGGTGGAGAAAAAGTAA
- a CDS encoding DMT family transporter: protein MHRSIDKKAFFLLIVLSFIWGYNWVLMKQAISYMPELYFAFFRTIFGAFLLFGILAFNKKSLKITHFKYVSILGLLQTTGFVGFTILALKFAKAGKTAILVYSMPFWLVLFSWKILKETPDRKEIISNIVAFLGLFLVLEPWNMLGNKGFLGDALAVLSGISWAFAVIWQKRHHNLNADIVSLNAWQMLIGSIGILICALMFERFYMKFSYFLLFAIFYNAVLANALAWVIWSYAIKRLPSGFMGLTMLTTPVIGMISSMIILKERMDFYEIVGSSFILLGLLINTLDHIRKA, encoded by the coding sequence ATGCATAGATCTATAGATAAAAAAGCTTTCTTTTTGTTGATAGTGTTATCTTTTATATGGGGTTACAACTGGGTTTTGATGAAGCAGGCCATAAGTTATATGCCAGAGCTTTACTTTGCCTTTTTTAGAACTATATTTGGTGCTTTTTTGCTTTTTGGTATCTTGGCTTTTAATAAGAAAAGCCTAAAAATAACGCATTTTAAATATGTGAGCATACTAGGGCTTTTGCAAACTACAGGTTTTGTAGGCTTTACCATCTTGGCTCTTAAATTTGCTAAAGCTGGTAAAACCGCTATTTTGGTTTACTCTATGCCTTTTTGGTTAGTGTTGTTTTCTTGGAAGATTTTAAAAGAAACACCGGATAGAAAGGAAATAATTAGCAATATTGTAGCTTTTTTAGGGCTTTTTTTGGTGTTAGAACCTTGGAACATGTTAGGCAACAAGGGGTTTTTAGGTGATGCTCTTGCTGTTTTAAGCGGTATCTCTTGGGCTTTTGCGGTAATTTGGCAAAAAAGACATCACAACTTAAATGCCGATATAGTTTCGTTAAACGCATGGCAGATGCTTATAGGAAGTATAGGTATTTTGATATGTGCTTTAATGTTTGAGAGATTTTATATGAAGTTTTCTTATTTTCTTTTGTTTGCTATATTTTATAATGCGGTTTTAGCAAACGCTTTAGCTTGGGTTATATGGAGTTATGCGATAAAAAGGCTCCCTTCTGGTTTTATGGGGCTTACTATGCTTACGACACCTGTAATAGGTATGATTAGTTCTATGATTATTCTAAAAGAGCGTATGGATTTTTACGAAATAGTTGGGTCTTCTTTTATTTTGTTGGGACTTTTAATAAATACCTTAGATCATATAAGAAAAGCTTAA
- the galE gene encoding UDP-glucose 4-epimerase GalE, whose product MKKITITGGAGYIGSHMLKEALKRGYDVLVIDNLSTGHREFVKGGKFLQADMQSKETLEALLEFKPDAIIHFAAYIAVEESVQEPIKYYENNFCKSLKLLEYTLKAGIKNFIFSSTAAVYGIKSDKPVKETDSIEPITPYGQAKANFEKVLEDVSRVSDLKYVAIRYFNVAGADPEGELGQISKKPTHLILRALKAAKGEIKDFGIYGTDYNTKDGTCIRDYIHVSDLVDAHFEAMRYLEEGGKSDVFNCGYGRGLSVKEVVDIVKEVTGVDFPVYNYDRRPGDPPVLIANVDKIKNTFGWKPKYDDPYFIVKTAWEWEKKQR is encoded by the coding sequence GTGAAAAAAATAACCATCACCGGAGGGGCTGGTTATATAGGCTCTCATATGCTAAAAGAAGCTCTAAAAAGAGGGTACGATGTTCTTGTGATAGACAACCTATCTACGGGTCATAGGGAATTTGTAAAAGGTGGAAAGTTTTTACAAGCCGATATGCAAAGCAAAGAGACATTAGAAGCACTTTTAGAGTTTAAACCAGATGCGATAATACATTTTGCAGCCTATATAGCTGTGGAAGAGTCTGTGCAAGAACCTATAAAATATTATGAAAACAATTTTTGCAAAAGTTTAAAGCTTTTAGAATACACTTTAAAAGCAGGTATAAAAAACTTTATATTCTCATCAACTGCAGCAGTTTATGGTATAAAATCAGATAAACCTGTAAAAGAAACAGATTCAATAGAACCAATAACCCCCTATGGTCAAGCCAAGGCGAATTTTGAAAAAGTCTTGGAAGATGTATCAAGAGTGAGCGATCTAAAGTATGTGGCTATTAGGTATTTTAACGTAGCTGGGGCAGATCCAGAAGGAGAGCTTGGGCAAATCTCCAAAAAACCAACACATCTTATATTAAGGGCTTTAAAAGCTGCAAAAGGTGAGATAAAAGATTTTGGTATATACGGCACAGATTACAACACAAAAGACGGTACTTGCATAAGAGATTATATCCATGTATCAGATCTTGTGGATGCTCATTTTGAGGCTATGAGATATCTCGAAGAAGGTGGCAAATCCGATGTATTTAACTGTGGCTACGGAAGAGGTTTGAGTGTAAAAGAGGTAGTGGATATAGTAAAAGAGGTAACAGGTGTTGATTTTCCAGTATACAATTACGATAGAAGACCGGGAGATCCACCTGTTCTTATTGCAAACGTTGATAAGATAAAAAATACCTTTGGTTGGAAACCAAAATACGACGATCCTTACTTTATAGTAAAAACCGCTTGGGAATGGGAGAAAAAACAACGTTAA
- the rpiB gene encoding ribose 5-phosphate isomerase B, whose translation MRIAIGSDHAGFDLKEALKEHIISKGHELIDCGTHSKESTDYPLYAKEVALHIKNQKADRGILICGSGLGMSISANKIKGIRAALCLNEYMARMSVKDNNANVLCLGGRVIGVELAKSIVDAWFDAHFEGGRHERRLRIISSFEEEGI comes from the coding sequence ATGAGAATAGCCATAGGCTCAGATCATGCTGGGTTTGACTTAAAAGAAGCCTTAAAAGAACACATAATATCAAAAGGCCATGAGCTAATAGATTGCGGTACACATTCCAAAGAATCCACAGATTATCCTCTTTATGCCAAAGAAGTGGCTCTTCATATTAAAAACCAAAAAGCCGACAGAGGCATACTAATATGTGGAAGTGGGCTTGGTATGTCTATCAGTGCCAACAAGATAAAGGGCATAAGAGCTGCTCTTTGCCTAAACGAATATATGGCAAGGATGAGCGTAAAAGATAACAACGCAAACGTCCTATGTTTAGGCGGTAGAGTAATAGGGGTTGAGTTGGCAAAATCTATAGTGGATGCTTGGTTTGATGCCCACTTTGAAGGCGGAAGACACGAAAGAAGATTAAGGATTATATCATCTTTTGAAGAAGAAGGTATATAA